In the genome of Polaribacter atrinae, one region contains:
- the apaG gene encoding Co2+/Mg2+ efflux protein ApaG — protein sequence MINQITKGIKISVDTKYKGTNYRNNRLHHIFGYIITIENKSTETVKLTDRFWTIFDTLNNTEIVSGEGVVGQTPILKPNDMYKYGSGCFLESNIGAMKGFYTMINLETFEQFKVIIPTFQLTTQATLN from the coding sequence ATGATAAACCAGATTACAAAAGGCATAAAAATTTCTGTTGACACAAAGTATAAAGGCACAAACTACAGAAACAACAGACTGCACCACATTTTTGGGTACATAATTACTATTGAAAATAAATCTACAGAAACAGTAAAACTAACAGATCGTTTTTGGACCATTTTTGATACGCTTAATAACACAGAAATTGTTAGCGGAGAAGGTGTTGTTGGGCAAACTCCAATTTTAAAACCAAACGACATGTATAAGTATGGTTCTGGTTGTTTCCTAGAATCCAACATAGGTGCTATGAAAGGTTTTTACACCATGATAAACCTAGAGACTTTTGAGCAATTTAAGGTAATAATACCAACTTTTCAACTAACAACCCAAGCAACATTAAACTAG
- a CDS encoding NRDE family protein, whose product MCTVTYLPLEGGNFILTSNRDETPLRNTIPPEKYIENGTTLTYPKDELAGGTWIGLSDKKRLVCLLNGGFKIHTRKKSYKMSRGIIVKNILSADDGVSFINNFDFTEIEPFTLILVDWKNELETYDLVWDGTIKHFNKLPQEPKIWSSSTLYTEEMKEMRKEWFAGWLQKNNEFQQEKILEFHQNENLGTLGTSPKMKREFVETVSITSVIKKNLDVKMQYLDFVNKAKTMQKQ is encoded by the coding sequence ATGTGTACTGTAACCTATCTGCCTTTAGAGGGTGGTAATTTTATTCTAACTTCTAATAGAGATGAAACTCCACTAAGAAATACAATTCCACCAGAAAAATATATAGAGAACGGTACTACATTAACGTATCCAAAAGATGAATTAGCAGGTGGAACTTGGATTGGTTTAAGTGATAAAAAACGATTAGTTTGCCTTTTAAATGGTGGTTTTAAAATACATACAAGAAAGAAATCTTACAAAATGAGTAGGGGAATTATTGTGAAAAATATTTTATCTGCTGATGATGGAGTTTCTTTTATCAATAATTTTGATTTTACGGAAATAGAACCTTTTACCTTAATTTTAGTCGATTGGAAAAATGAATTAGAAACCTATGATTTGGTTTGGGATGGAACAATAAAACATTTTAATAAATTGCCTCAAGAACCAAAAATTTGGTCTTCATCTACTTTGTATACAGAAGAAATGAAAGAAATGAGGAAAGAATGGTTTGCGGGTTGGTTGCAAAAAAACAACGAGTTTCAACAAGAAAAAATATTAGAGTTTCATCAAAATGAAAATTTAGGAACTTTAGGTACTTCGCCTAAAATGAAACGCGAATTTGTAGAAACGGTAAGTATTACTTCGGTAATTAAAAAGAATTTAGATGTTAAAATGCAGTATTTAGATTTTGTAAATAAAGCTAAAACAATGCAAAAGCAATAA
- the pruA gene encoding L-glutamate gamma-semialdehyde dehydrogenase produces the protein MARGFFNVPKAVNEPVKGYAPGSPEKEELLATYKAMFNSNIDVPMHINGEEVRTGNTKNITPPHDHKHVVGQYHTADKSHVDAAISTALAAREAWSSVSWMERAAIFLKAAELLAGPYRARMNAATMIAQSKNVYQAEIDAACEMIDFFRFNVEYMTDIFKDQPTSSPGVWNRVEYRPLEGFIYAISPFNFTSIAANLPASAALMGNVVVWKPSDHQAYSAQVIVDLFKEAGLPDGVINVVYGDPVMISDTVLASPDFSGLHFTGSTHVFKELWKQIGNNIHTYKTYPRIVGETGGKDFIWVHNSSNPLQVATAMTRGAFEYQGQKCSAASRSYIPASLWPEIKQHLTAQVGELKMGSPEDTNNFINAVIHEGSFDKIASYIDAAKADKDAEIIIGGNHDKSVGYFIEPTVIVTKSPKYATMHTELFGPVMTVYVYEDAEWEASLKLVDETSEYALTGAIFSRDRYIVEQASKALENAAGNFYINDKPSGAVVGQQPFGGARASGTNDKAGSAQNLLRWTSVRLIKETLVSPTDYKYPFLG, from the coding sequence ATGGCAAGAGGATTTTTTAATGTTCCGAAAGCAGTAAACGAACCTGTAAAAGGGTACGCTCCGGGCTCTCCTGAAAAGGAAGAATTATTAGCTACATATAAAGCAATGTTTAACAGCAATATTGATGTGCCAATGCACATTAATGGTGAAGAAGTTAGAACAGGAAACACTAAAAATATTACACCTCCTCATGATCATAAACATGTAGTTGGGCAATATCACACAGCAGATAAATCGCACGTAGATGCTGCAATTTCTACTGCTTTAGCTGCAAGAGAGGCTTGGTCTAGCGTTAGTTGGATGGAAAGAGCTGCAATTTTCTTAAAGGCTGCAGAATTATTAGCAGGTCCTTATAGAGCAAGAATGAATGCTGCAACAATGATTGCACAATCTAAAAATGTGTACCAAGCAGAAATTGATGCTGCTTGTGAAATGATCGATTTCTTCCGTTTTAACGTAGAATATATGACGGATATCTTTAAAGATCAACCAACATCTTCTCCAGGAGTATGGAACAGAGTTGAGTACAGACCTTTAGAAGGATTTATATATGCAATTTCTCCTTTTAACTTTACATCTATTGCTGCAAACTTACCTGCATCAGCAGCTTTAATGGGAAATGTTGTTGTTTGGAAACCGTCTGATCATCAAGCATATTCTGCACAAGTAATTGTAGATTTATTTAAAGAAGCTGGTTTGCCAGATGGTGTTATAAACGTTGTTTACGGAGATCCTGTTATGATTTCTGATACTGTTTTAGCTTCTCCAGATTTCTCTGGATTACATTTTACAGGTTCTACTCATGTTTTTAAAGAATTATGGAAACAAATAGGTAACAACATTCATACCTATAAAACATATCCAAGAATTGTTGGAGAAACTGGTGGAAAAGACTTTATCTGGGTACACAACTCATCTAACCCTTTACAAGTTGCTACTGCAATGACAAGAGGTGCTTTTGAATACCAAGGTCAAAAATGTTCTGCAGCTTCACGTTCTTACATTCCTGCGTCACTTTGGCCAGAAATTAAACAACATTTAACAGCACAAGTTGGTGAGTTAAAAATGGGGTCTCCAGAAGACACTAATAACTTTATTAACGCTGTTATTCATGAAGGTTCTTTTGATAAAATAGCAAGTTATATTGATGCAGCTAAAGCTGATAAAGATGCAGAAATAATTATTGGTGGAAACCATGACAAATCTGTTGGATACTTTATTGAGCCAACTGTAATTGTTACTAAATCTCCTAAATACGCAACAATGCATACAGAGTTATTTGGACCTGTAATGACCGTTTACGTATATGAAGATGCTGAGTGGGAAGCTTCATTAAAATTAGTTGATGAAACATCTGAATATGCCTTAACAGGAGCTATCTTTTCTAGAGATAGATATATTGTTGAGCAAGCTTCTAAAGCATTAGAAAATGCTGCAGGAAACTTCTATATTAACGACAAACCATCAGGAGCAGTTGTTGGTCAGCAACCATTTGGAGGCGCAAGAGCTTCTGGAACAAATGATAAAGCTGGTTCTGCACAAAACTTATTACGTTGGACTTCTGTTAGATTGATAAAAGAAACATTGGTATCACCAACAGATTATAAATATCCTTTCTTAGGATAA
- a CDS encoding DUF2306 domain-containing protein, which yields MAYQYLMYSHLVTVVPCIFIGGYLLAVRKGTPFHKLLGKIYMSLMVITAIITLFMPAYVGVQFLNHFGYIHLFSILTLYSVPTAIIAIKKGQIKKHKLKMIFLYFGAIVIAGGFTLTPGRFLHTFFFGN from the coding sequence ATGGCATATCAATATTTAATGTACTCTCATTTGGTAACTGTTGTTCCTTGTATTTTTATTGGCGGGTATCTTTTAGCCGTAAGAAAAGGAACTCCTTTTCATAAACTATTAGGCAAAATCTATATGTCTTTAATGGTAATTACAGCAATTATTACATTGTTTATGCCTGCTTATGTAGGTGTTCAATTTTTGAATCATTTTGGTTATATACATCTATTTAGTATCCTAACATTGTACAGTGTTCCTACAGCTATAATTGCCATAAAAAAAGGACAAATAAAAAAACATAAACTAAAAATGATTTTCCTTTATTTTGGAGCAATCGTTATTGCCGGAGGCTTTACTTTAACTCCAGGTCGTTTTTTACACACTTTCTTTTTTGGTAATTAA
- a CDS encoding reprolysin-like metallopeptidase gives MKKIDKDNFTIQEDQVYSKKNFPKAYSLVSIDVNNFNTALKSKSSLKSDQKTIQLPNSNGGFSNFVINETSNFETKLSEKYSMIKSYSAQGIDDPTAVAKISIGTDGFHAVVYSGVEKTLYIDPYSKDKKSLIVYKRSDLEADNDSFTCHVDEVARRSVTETSSFKNANDGKLRTFRLALVCSGEYAQFHLTNQNISTLATDEVKKAAVLSAMNTTMTRVNGVFERDLSVRMTIVGDNDKLVFLDAATDNITDGDPDKMINEVQTICDTEIGNANYDIGHIFSVGGDGLAGGGVVCSTGQKAKGVTGRSEPIGDAYDIDYVAHEMGHQFGANHTQSNSSCNRYSSTAVEPGSASTIMGYAGICAPNVQSKSDDYFHAVSITEMWSLIESFANCAVLTDTNNTAPIANAGLDFSIPKSTPFLLKGIGTDADGTASLTYNWEQTDNESATMPPVATNSGGPMFRSLPSATTSERYMPELATVVAGNTASTWEVLPSVARDLNFSFIVRDNHAGGGSTGRDNMTVTVEDAAAFTVSAPSAAVSWFSGSTQTITWTKGTTDVAPINCQNVTIKLSIDGGVTFPIILKENTPNDGSENIEIPDTPTTSARIMVEAADNIFYNVNATNFIIKSSTPTFVMTNTSGTQSACNTGNQSVSYILNFDFVNGFSENVSLSATGQPASATVSFSPSTISTDGNVTMNVTGLNGSIVQPYTINILGNSTSISENIDVQLNVTTSSFDALTLTSPANDAVEVDLSTTLSWNADTNASNYDVLVATDSGFINLITSENTIINELYLSDLDANTTYYWKVKAKNTCGEGSDSAVFNFKTLKPTYCVSDFTDDINGTEFITNVTFNTIDNNSGNAADDGYEDFTANETNVKRGDEHLISVTFDTGGYRDHCFVFIDWNQDYVFDKTTERYDLGTKLDDDGDVNTTNTSTVTYNITVPEDAKFGSTRMRVVIEYDDGYGEGACDADHLTEWGETEDYTVIVDNTASIDGVAFEGFNLFPNPTKGEFTLNLQVVNTDKVSVQLYDVRGRLIDQKTYYNTVTNFSERVLFEEAKSGLYLLRVINGDKQTTRKLLIK, from the coding sequence TTGAAGAAAATTGATAAAGACAATTTTACCATTCAAGAAGATCAGGTATATTCTAAGAAAAATTTCCCTAAAGCATATAGCTTGGTTTCTATAGATGTAAATAATTTTAATACGGCATTAAAGTCAAAATCTAGTTTAAAATCAGATCAGAAAACAATACAATTACCAAATTCTAATGGGGGATTTTCAAATTTTGTAATAAATGAGACTTCAAACTTTGAAACTAAATTATCAGAAAAATATTCAATGATAAAATCTTATTCCGCACAAGGAATAGATGATCCTACGGCAGTAGCAAAAATTAGTATTGGTACAGATGGTTTTCATGCAGTGGTGTATTCTGGTGTAGAAAAAACATTATATATAGATCCATATTCTAAGGATAAAAAATCTCTAATAGTTTACAAAAGAAGTGACTTAGAAGCAGATAATGATAGTTTTACCTGTCATGTAGATGAAGTTGCACGTAGAAGTGTTACAGAAACAAGCAGTTTTAAGAATGCAAATGATGGAAAACTAAGAACTTTTCGTTTGGCTTTAGTTTGTAGTGGAGAATACGCACAATTTCACTTAACAAATCAAAACATATCTACACTTGCTACAGACGAAGTAAAAAAAGCAGCAGTACTTTCTGCAATGAACACAACTATGACTAGGGTTAATGGTGTTTTTGAAAGAGACTTATCTGTAAGAATGACTATTGTTGGAGATAATGATAAATTAGTTTTTTTAGATGCAGCAACAGACAATATTACAGATGGAGACCCTGATAAAATGATTAATGAAGTACAGACTATTTGTGATACTGAAATAGGAAATGCTAATTATGATATTGGACATATTTTTAGTGTTGGAGGAGATGGTTTAGCAGGAGGTGGCGTAGTTTGTAGTACAGGTCAAAAAGCTAAAGGTGTAACTGGTAGAAGTGAACCAATTGGAGATGCTTATGATATAGATTATGTTGCGCATGAAATGGGACATCAATTTGGTGCAAATCATACACAGAGTAATAGCAGTTGTAATAGATATAGCAGTACAGCTGTAGAACCAGGAAGTGCTTCTACTATAATGGGATATGCTGGTATTTGTGCGCCCAACGTACAATCTAAAAGTGATGATTATTTTCATGCTGTTAGTATCACAGAAATGTGGAGCCTTATAGAATCTTTTGCTAATTGTGCTGTTTTAACAGATACCAATAATACTGCTCCAATAGCAAATGCGGGATTGGATTTTAGTATTCCAAAATCAACCCCTTTTTTATTAAAAGGAATCGGTACAGATGCAGATGGTACTGCTAGTTTAACGTATAATTGGGAGCAAACAGATAATGAATCTGCAACAATGCCTCCGGTTGCAACAAATTCTGGAGGACCAATGTTTAGATCATTACCATCTGCAACTACTTCAGAAAGATATATGCCAGAATTAGCAACTGTGGTTGCAGGTAATACCGCTTCCACTTGGGAAGTGTTACCATCTGTGGCTAGAGATTTAAATTTTTCTTTTATTGTTAGAGATAATCATGCGGGCGGTGGAAGTACTGGAAGAGATAATATGACAGTCACTGTAGAAGATGCAGCTGCTTTTACGGTATCGGCGCCAAGTGCAGCTGTTTCTTGGTTTTCTGGTTCTACACAAACCATAACTTGGACTAAAGGAACTACGGATGTTGCTCCTATAAATTGTCAAAATGTAACAATAAAATTGTCTATAGATGGTGGAGTTACGTTTCCTATTATCTTAAAAGAAAATACACCTAATGATGGATCTGAAAATATAGAGATTCCGGATACTCCAACAACGTCTGCTAGAATTATGGTAGAAGCGGCAGATAATATTTTTTACAATGTAAATGCAACCAATTTTATAATAAAATCATCAACTCCAACATTTGTTATGACAAATACAAGTGGGACTCAATCTGCTTGTAACACTGGGAATCAATCTGTAAGTTATATTTTAAATTTTGATTTTGTAAACGGATTTTCAGAAAATGTGTCTCTTTCCGCTACTGGGCAACCAGCTAGTGCAACAGTGAGTTTTAGTCCATCAACCATAAGTACAGATGGAAATGTAACCATGAATGTAACAGGTTTAAATGGAAGCATAGTGCAGCCTTACACTATTAATATTCTAGGGAATTCTACCAGTATCTCAGAAAACATTGATGTTCAGTTAAATGTAACAACCTCTAGTTTTGATGCTTTAACATTAACATCTCCTGCTAATGATGCTGTTGAAGTAGATTTGAGTACAACGTTAAGTTGGAATGCTGACACAAACGCAAGTAATTATGATGTGCTAGTAGCAACAGATAGTGGTTTTATAAACTTAATAACCTCTGAAAATACAATTATAAATGAGCTTTATTTATCTGATCTTGATGCAAATACTACTTATTACTGGAAGGTAAAAGCAAAAAATACTTGTGGAGAAGGAAGTGATTCTGCTGTATTTAATTTTAAAACATTAAAACCTACGTATTGTGTTTCTGATTTTACAGATGATATTAATGGTACAGAGTTTATTACAAATGTAACATTTAATACAATAGATAATAATTCTGGAAATGCAGCTGATGATGGGTATGAAGATTTTACAGCTAATGAAACAAATGTTAAAAGAGGTGACGAGCATTTAATATCTGTAACATTTGATACAGGAGGATACCGAGATCATTGTTTTGTTTTTATCGATTGGAATCAAGATTATGTATTTGATAAGACAACTGAGAGGTATGATTTGGGTACAAAATTAGATGATGATGGAGATGTCAATACTACAAATACAAGTACTGTAACCTATAATATAACAGTTCCGGAAGATGCTAAGTTTGGATCTACAAGAATGAGAGTTGTTATAGAATATGATGATGGTTATGGAGAGGGAGCTTGTGATGCCGATCATTTAACAGAGTGGGGAGAAACAGAAGATTATACGGTTATTGTAGATAATACAGCTTCTATTGATGGAGTTGCTTTTGAAGGATTTAATTTGTTTCCGAACCCTACAAAAGGTGAATTTACACTTAACTTACAGGTTGTAAATACGGATAAAGTTTCAGTGCAGTTATATGATGTTAGAGGTAGGTTAATTGATCAAAAAACATATTATAACACCGTAACTAATTTTTCTGAAAGAGTTCTTTTTGAGGAAGCCAAATCAGGTTTGTATTTGTTGAGGGTTATAAACGGAGATAAACAAACAACTAGAAAGCTTCTTATAAAGTAA
- the lipB gene encoding lipoyl(octanoyl) transferase LipB gives MNRNILLKDLSVKDYKETWEYQTELLQEIVAIKIDNRRNENNNPTKNYFLFVEHPHVYTLGKSGDLSNLLLNERQLAEKEATFYKINRGGDITYHGPGQIVGYPILDLENFFTDIHKYLRFLEEAIILTIAEYGIKAERSPGETGVWLDVGTPFARKICAMGIRSSRWVTMHGFALNANVNLGYFDNIIPCGIKGKAVTSMEAELNRKVDIEEVKAKILKHFKVLFEVEEFIK, from the coding sequence ATGAATAGAAACATACTATTAAAAGACTTATCTGTAAAAGATTATAAGGAAACTTGGGAGTATCAAACTGAATTATTACAAGAAATTGTAGCTATTAAAATTGATAACCGAAGAAATGAAAACAACAATCCTACAAAAAATTACTTTTTATTTGTAGAGCACCCACACGTGTACACTTTAGGTAAAAGTGGAGATTTAAGTAATTTATTACTGAATGAAAGGCAGTTAGCAGAAAAAGAAGCAACTTTTTATAAAATAAATCGTGGTGGAGATATTACGTATCACGGACCTGGGCAAATTGTTGGTTACCCCATTTTAGATTTAGAAAACTTCTTTACAGACATACATAAATACTTACGTTTTTTAGAGGAAGCTATTATTTTAACCATTGCAGAATATGGTATAAAAGCAGAAAGAAGCCCTGGAGAAACCGGAGTTTGGCTAGATGTTGGAACACCATTTGCTCGTAAAATTTGTGCTATGGGTATTCGTTCTTCTCGTTGGGTAACGATGCATGGGTTTGCTTTAAATGCAAACGTAAATTTAGGGTATTTTGATAATATTATTCCTTGTGGAATTAAAGGGAAAGCAGTAACTTCTATGGAAGCTGAATTAAACAGAAAAGTAGATATAGAAGAAGTAAAAGCTAAAATTTTAAAGCATTTTAAAGTGCTTTTTGAAGTTGAAGAGTTTATAAAATAA
- a CDS encoding nucleoid-associated protein, with the protein MIRKTKAEITKCILHKVANKFNSGQNVFSEDLIRFDQESYDLMKGFLLKPFGNLTQSYRFTKHEDVRLNEVNKFASEIFSDEESFVEYSKSIVNHLFEQSNSAQIKTGDVLVVYIEGIEYKDVLTEAIGIFKIENKVDFFQTYLDDNESFDVVVQKGISTKRIDKGCLVLNTSDEEGTVVFSVDNNNYDAQYWVKNFLSVKLADDYNSHTQNYLEMCKEFSEEVIQPELGMHEKGNFLASTVDYFKENEAVDYATFKDEVFEDEKHKEKFDEYKNHFEKLNDVLIRNNFDVSGVVLKKEKNKLKTEIKLDTNINIKLDVDAPEAASEYLERGYDEEKKMKFYKVYFNEEK; encoded by the coding sequence ATGATTAGAAAAACCAAAGCAGAAATTACCAAATGTATTTTACATAAAGTTGCCAATAAGTTTAATAGCGGACAAAATGTTTTTTCTGAAGACTTAATTCGTTTCGATCAAGAAAGTTACGACTTAATGAAAGGTTTTTTATTAAAACCATTCGGAAACTTAACACAGAGCTATCGTTTTACAAAGCATGAAGATGTACGTTTAAACGAGGTTAATAAGTTTGCTTCAGAAATTTTTAGTGATGAAGAAAGCTTTGTAGAATACTCTAAAAGTATTGTAAATCATTTATTTGAGCAATCTAATTCTGCCCAAATAAAAACCGGAGACGTACTTGTTGTTTATATAGAAGGTATCGAATACAAAGATGTATTAACAGAAGCAATTGGAATTTTTAAAATTGAAAATAAAGTAGATTTCTTTCAAACTTATTTAGATGATAATGAAAGTTTTGATGTTGTTGTTCAAAAAGGAATTTCTACAAAAAGAATAGATAAAGGATGTTTGGTTTTAAACACATCTGATGAAGAAGGTACTGTTGTTTTTTCTGTAGATAATAACAATTACGATGCACAGTATTGGGTTAAAAACTTTTTATCTGTAAAATTAGCAGACGATTACAATTCTCATACACAGAACTATTTAGAAATGTGTAAAGAGTTTTCTGAAGAAGTAATTCAGCCAGAATTAGGAATGCACGAAAAAGGAAACTTCTTAGCAAGTACAGTAGATTATTTTAAAGAAAATGAAGCTGTAGATTATGCTACTTTTAAAGATGAGGTTTTTGAAGATGAGAAACACAAAGAAAAGTTTGACGAGTATAAAAACCACTTCGAAAAGCTAAACGATGTGTTAATCAGAAATAATTTTGACGTTTCTGGAGTTGTTTTAAAGAAAGAGAAAAACAAGTTAAAAACAGAAATTAAGTTAGACACTAACATCAACATAAAATTAGATGTAGATGCACCAGAAGCGGCATCAGAATATTTAGAAAGAGGATATGATGAAGAAAAGAAAATGAAATTTTATAAAGTATATTTCAACGAAGAGAAATAA
- a CDS encoding ribonuclease HII encodes MLASNYSGFILEAGTDEAGRGCLCGPVVAAAVILPKDFTHPFLNDSKQLSEKKREELRPFIEENAIAFGVSFVWQEEVDQINVLQASITGMHRSIEMLKTQPEYIIVDGNKFRKYKEIPHETIVKGDAKYLSIAAASVLAKTYRDEYMAKIHLEFPMYNWAKNKGYPTKEHRNGIREFGATKYHRKTFKLLPDQVKLEL; translated from the coding sequence ATGTTAGCATCAAATTATAGTGGTTTTATTTTAGAAGCAGGTACAGACGAAGCCGGTAGAGGTTGTTTATGTGGTCCCGTGGTAGCTGCAGCCGTAATTTTACCAAAAGATTTTACCCATCCTTTTTTAAATGACTCTAAGCAATTATCAGAAAAAAAGCGAGAAGAATTACGTCCTTTTATAGAAGAAAATGCCATTGCTTTTGGGGTTTCTTTTGTTTGGCAAGAAGAAGTAGATCAAATAAATGTTTTGCAAGCTTCTATAACGGGCATGCACCGTTCTATAGAAATGCTTAAAACCCAGCCAGAATACATTATTGTAGACGGAAATAAGTTTAGAAAATACAAAGAGATTCCGCATGAAACTATTGTAAAAGGTGATGCAAAATATTTGAGTATTGCCGCAGCTTCTGTTCTTGCAAAAACGTATAGAGATGAGTATATGGCAAAGATTCACTTAGAATTCCCTATGTACAATTGGGCTAAAAATAAAGGCTATCCAACAAAAGAACATAGAAACGGAATTAGAGAATTTGGTGCCACTAAATACCATAGAAAAACTTTTAAGTTGCTGCCAGATCAGGTAAAGTTAGAACTGTAA
- a CDS encoding putative porin, with translation MNKSLFFLSILVFFITSTLYSQTDFQLGRGGTGTGKRPESQNDSIRNSGEISVTLSGKTKYTDYKIFSHQRDTTYIDTTLSIQKDYKFNYLRTDNFELLAFHNQGQTFTNLGYDFSNLKLMPDIGFTAKQFSYLDIDEIKYYEVPTPTTEITYRTGLQQGQVLDAIFTVNFSRRLNVSLSYKGIRSLGAYRRSLASHGNFRGAFHYRTEDNQYEIRGHLTSQDFFNEESGGLPEAEIAKFESNDSDYSTRSYLDVNLDDAENDFEGRRVYLEHSYKLLANKDTVNKKDFSNLKVGHIFTTETKEYSFTQPTITTTFFGESNASGASNNQAKNTITNNEMNLEFNSKYVLGKFKAKVNITNYSYGYDSILNSNSDISKIKLEGNAVSVGADWNAKIKNFHLNATGNLAPGSGRLSGSFLQGEALYKKDSLFAVKGSLLISSKSPNFNTLLHQSKYDDYNWYNDFNSVNTRDLGFSLSSKWLNGSLNFTNIDNYTYFDENNKPQQFDGQITYLKVKASKEFRYKKFALDNTFMYQNVSSGSSVFRVPEMVTRNTLYYQDYWFKGKPMLVNIGATFNYFSKYKMNAYNPLLAEFTLQNEQEIGFPSIDVFFNAQVRRTRLFLKIENVTSGFTEKNYYSAPNYPYRDFVIRFGLVWNWFI, from the coding sequence ATGAACAAATCGTTATTTTTTTTATCAATACTTGTTTTCTTTATTACAAGTACGCTATATTCTCAAACAGATTTTCAATTGGGAAGAGGTGGCACTGGTACTGGAAAAAGACCTGAATCTCAGAATGATTCAATTAGAAACTCTGGTGAGATTTCTGTAACTTTATCTGGAAAAACAAAGTATACAGACTACAAAATATTCTCTCACCAAAGAGACACTACCTATATAGATACCACTTTATCGATTCAGAAAGATTATAAGTTTAATTATTTACGAACAGATAATTTTGAGTTATTAGCTTTTCATAATCAAGGGCAAACTTTTACTAATTTAGGATATGATTTTAGCAATTTAAAGTTAATGCCAGATATTGGTTTTACAGCAAAACAGTTTAGCTATTTAGATATTGATGAAATAAAATATTACGAGGTACCTACACCAACTACAGAAATTACCTACAGAACAGGTTTACAACAAGGTCAGGTTTTAGACGCTATTTTTACTGTAAACTTTTCTCGTAGATTAAATGTGTCTCTTTCTTATAAAGGAATTCGTTCTTTGGGAGCTTATAGAAGATCTTTAGCGAGTCATGGAAATTTTAGAGGTGCTTTTCATTACAGAACAGAAGATAATCAATATGAAATCCGTGGACATTTAACGTCTCAAGATTTCTTTAATGAAGAAAGCGGTGGATTGCCAGAAGCTGAAATTGCTAAATTTGAAAGCAACGATTCTGACTATAGCACTAGATCTTATTTAGATGTAAATTTAGATGATGCAGAAAATGATTTTGAAGGTAGAAGGGTTTATTTAGAGCATAGTTATAAGCTCTTGGCTAATAAAGACACCGTCAATAAAAAAGATTTTAGCAACTTAAAAGTTGGACATATTTTTACAACAGAAACTAAAGAATATAGCTTTACGCAACCTACAATAACAACAACTTTTTTTGGTGAATCTAATGCTTCTGGAGCAAGTAATAATCAAGCTAAAAATACCATTACAAATAATGAAATGAACTTAGAATTTAATTCTAAATATGTACTTGGTAAATTTAAAGCCAAAGTAAATATTACGAATTATTCTTACGGATACGACTCTATTTTAAATTCTAATAGCGATATTTCTAAAATAAAATTAGAAGGAAATGCAGTTTCTGTAGGTGCAGATTGGAATGCTAAAATTAAAAACTTTCATTTAAACGCTACAGGTAATTTAGCTCCAGGGAGTGGTAGATTGTCTGGGAGTTTTCTACAAGGAGAAGCACTATATAAAAAAGATAGTCTTTTTGCTGTAAAAGGAAGTTTGTTAATTAGTTCTAAGTCGCCAAATTTTAACACCTTATTACATCAAAGTAAATATGATGACTACAACTGGTACAACGATTTTAACTCTGTAAACACAAGAGATTTAGGGTTTTCTTTAAGTTCTAAATGGTTAAATGGTTCTCTAAATTTTACCAATATTGACAACTACACGTATTTTGATGAAAATAACAAACCGCAACAGTTTGATGGTCAGATTACATATTTAAAAGTAAAAGCAAGTAAAGAGTTTAGGTATAAAAAGTTTGCTTTAGACAATACATTCATGTACCAAAATGTTAGCAGCGGAAGTTCTGTTTTTAGAGTCCCAGAAATGGTTACAAGAAACACTTTATACTACCAAGATTATTGGTTTAAAGGTAAACCAATGCTAGTAAATATTGGTGCCACTTTTAACTATTTTTCTAAGTATAAAATGAATGCTTATAACCCGTTATTAGCAGAGTTTACTTTACAAAACGAACAAGAAATAGGATTTCCTTCTATAGATGTGTTCTTTAATGCACAAGTGCGAAGAACGCGTTTGTTTCTTAAAATAGAGAATGTAACTTCTGGCTTTACAGAGAAAAACTACTACTCTGCACCGAATTACCCTTATAGAGATTTTGTAATTCGTTTTGGGTTGGTTTGGAACTGGTTTATTTAA